In Microtus ochrogaster isolate Prairie Vole_2 unplaced genomic scaffold, MicOch1.0 UNK103, whole genome shotgun sequence, one genomic interval encodes:
- the Zfp36 gene encoding mRNA decay activator protein ZFP36, whose translation MAIRATMDLSAIYESLLSLNPDLSSDHGGTEPSALWSINSSDSVPSGVTSRLTGRSTSLVEGRSCGWVPPPPGFAPLAPRPGPELSPSPTSPPATPTTSSRYKTELCRTYSESGRCRYGAKCQFAHGLGELRQANRHPKYKTELCHKFYLQGRCPYGSRCHFIHNPNEDLAAPGQPHVLRQSISFSGLPSGRRTSPPPPGFPDPSLSSCSFSPSSSPPPPGDLPLSPSAFSAAPGTPVTRRDPIPACCPSCRRSTPSTIWGPLGGLARSPSAHSLGSDPDDYASSGSSLGGSDSPVFEAGVFGPPQPPAPPRRLPIFNRISVSE comes from the exons ATGGCCATTCGCGCCACCATGGATCTCTCTGCCATCTATGAG AGCCTCCTGTCGCTGAACCCTGACCTCTCATCCGACCACGGAGGGACTGAGCCCTCAGCACTTTGGAGCATAAACTCATCTGACTCCGTCCCATCTGGGGTCACTTCTCGCCTGACTGGCCGCTCCACCAGCCTGGTGGAGGGCCGAAGCTGTGGTTGGGTACCCCCACCCCCTGGTTTCGCACCCTTGGCTCCCCGCCCGGGCCCTGAACTGTCACCCTCACCTACTTCGCCTCCTGCAACTCCCACCACCTCCTCTCGATACAAGACTGAGCTCTGTCGGACCTACTCAGAGAGCGGGCGTTGTCGATACGGGGCTAAGTGCCAGTTTGCCCACGGCCTGGGTGAATTGCGCCAGGCCAATCGCCATCCCAAGTACAAAACGGAACTCTGCCACAAGTTCTACCTCCAGGGCCGTTGTCCCTATGGCTCTCGATGCCACTTCATCCACAACCCCAACGAGGACCTGGCTGCTCCGGGCCAGCCCCACGTGCTTCGCCAAAGCATCAGCTTCTCAGGCTTGCCCTCAGGCCGCAGaacctcaccaccaccacctggctttcccGACCCGTCCCTGTCCTCATGCTCCTTCTCGCCCTCcagctccccaccaccacctggggaccTTCCGCTTtccccctctgctttctctgctgccCCTGGGACCCCTGTGACTCGAAGAGACCCTATTCCAGCCTGTTGCCCCTCCTGCCGAAGGTCTACCCCTAGCACCATCTGGGGGCCCTTGGGTGGCCTGGCTCGGAGCCCGTCTGCACACTCCCTGGGATCCGATCCTGATGATTATGCCAGCAGCGGTAGCAGCCTGGGTGGGTCAGACTCACCAGTCTTTGAGGCTGGGGTGTTTGGGCCTCCCCAGCCCCCTGCACCCCCAAGGCGTCTCCCCATCTTCAATCGCATCTCCGTCTCTGAGTGA